The following are from one region of the Salicibibacter kimchii genome:
- the argS gene encoding arginine--tRNA ligase translates to MNILEETKQKIRETLSEAVISKGFAKKEEIPKIILETPKDKNYGDYASNVAMQLTRMAKRNPREIAEGIVEHFDKEKASVRTLEVAGPGFINIFLDQRFLREVLPTVLHEGAAYGRSNVGEGTSVLVEFVSANPTGALHLGHARGAAVGDSLCNILDMAGYTVGREYYINDAGNQIDKLALSLDIRYLQALGREADMPEDAYQGPDITGIAEQVVQDHGEAFASLPEQERRERFRKLGLDYLLGKLKTDLKDFRVSFDTWFSETSLYTAGKVEETLETLRANGEVYDEDGATWFQSTRYGDDKDRVLVKNDGSYTYLLPDIAYHKDKLDRGFDKLVDLFGADHHGYIARMHAAIQALGYPKEKLDFQVGQNVNLVKGGERVKMSKRTGNAVTMRELAEEVGLDATRYFFAMRSVDTHLDFDMDLAVEESNENPVYYVQYAHARISSLFRQAEEKGVAYDLDSELDLKLIESEKAYELLKKIGEFPTVVAGAAEQYTQHRIPNYLHELAAVFHSYYNAEKIVEPNAPALTQVRLALANAAQTVLANGLTLVGVHAPEKM, encoded by the coding sequence ATGAACATCTTGGAAGAAACGAAACAGAAGATTAGAGAAACGTTAAGCGAAGCTGTTATATCGAAAGGTTTTGCAAAGAAAGAAGAGATCCCGAAAATAATATTGGAAACGCCCAAAGACAAAAATTATGGCGATTACGCGTCGAACGTCGCGATGCAGCTCACGCGCATGGCGAAAAGGAACCCGCGGGAGATAGCGGAAGGAATCGTTGAACATTTTGATAAGGAGAAGGCCTCCGTGCGTACCCTTGAAGTGGCCGGCCCGGGGTTTATTAATATTTTCCTTGATCAGAGGTTCCTCCGTGAGGTCCTCCCAACGGTTCTTCACGAGGGCGCGGCGTACGGGCGCTCCAATGTAGGGGAAGGAACCTCTGTATTGGTGGAGTTTGTGTCAGCGAACCCGACGGGAGCACTGCACCTCGGCCACGCACGCGGCGCCGCTGTCGGTGATTCCCTTTGCAATATTCTCGATATGGCCGGGTATACGGTCGGGCGCGAGTACTATATAAACGACGCCGGCAATCAGATCGATAAATTGGCTTTGTCGCTTGATATCCGTTATTTGCAAGCGCTCGGTAGGGAAGCAGACATGCCCGAAGATGCTTATCAAGGTCCTGATATCACTGGCATTGCAGAACAGGTGGTGCAGGATCACGGGGAGGCGTTTGCCTCGCTGCCGGAACAGGAGAGACGGGAACGTTTTCGGAAACTAGGTCTTGACTATCTACTTGGAAAATTGAAGACAGACCTAAAAGATTTTCGGGTTTCTTTTGATACGTGGTTTTCCGAAACTTCGTTGTATACGGCAGGAAAAGTGGAGGAAACGCTCGAGACATTGCGAGCAAATGGAGAAGTCTATGACGAAGATGGGGCAACTTGGTTTCAGTCCACACGCTATGGCGATGACAAGGACCGTGTCCTCGTAAAAAATGACGGATCCTACACGTATTTGCTCCCGGACATCGCCTATCATAAAGACAAGCTGGACCGCGGTTTTGATAAGCTTGTTGACTTGTTCGGCGCTGACCATCATGGCTATATCGCCCGCATGCATGCAGCAATCCAAGCGCTTGGATATCCGAAAGAGAAACTGGATTTTCAAGTCGGGCAAAACGTCAATCTCGTCAAAGGCGGCGAGCGCGTGAAAATGAGCAAACGAACGGGGAACGCCGTAACGATGCGAGAACTGGCCGAAGAAGTGGGTTTGGATGCGACCCGTTACTTTTTTGCCATGCGCAGTGTGGACACACACTTGGATTTTGATATGGACCTGGCCGTCGAGGAATCCAATGAGAACCCCGTCTACTACGTGCAATATGCCCACGCCCGGATAAGCAGTTTATTTCGCCAGGCAGAAGAGAAAGGCGTCGCTTATGATTTGGATTCCGAACTTGATTTAAAATTGATCGAATCGGAAAAAGCATACGAGCTGTTGAAAAAAATCGGCGAGTTCCCGACTGTAGTGGCAGGAGCCGCGGAACAATATACCCAGCACCGTATTCCGAATTATTTACATGAACTGGCAGCAGTGTTCCATAGTTATTATAATGCAGAAAAAATCGTTGAGCCTAACGCCCCCGCCTTGACCCAAGTGCGGCTGGCGTTGGCGAATGCCGCACAAACGGTGCTCGCCAACGGCCTTACGCTCGTCGGCGTACATGCACCTGAAAAGATGTGA
- a CDS encoding class Ib ribonucleoside-diphosphate reductase assembly flavoprotein NrdI, giving the protein MALRSAFILYESLSGNTAQLSMFIHQLLEYDDTNVKRMPLRSFLDLSIADADEVIQQYETIFIGTYTDDAHLPPEPIEELMETYAFPGQQIIAFGTGDTQWGDTYCLAAHTIAKHYQSPYPVLEIEQMPARSDEEKIYNWLEAIDNEQTHGKSSDYGAGKSGAIHRHY; this is encoded by the coding sequence ATGGCGCTCCGAAGTGCATTCATTTTATACGAATCTTTAAGCGGCAATACGGCACAACTTTCCATGTTTATTCATCAACTACTGGAATATGATGATACTAACGTCAAACGCATGCCTTTGCGGTCTTTTCTTGACCTGTCCATTGCAGATGCCGACGAAGTGATCCAACAATACGAAACCATCTTCATCGGCACGTACACCGATGATGCCCATCTCCCTCCGGAACCGATTGAAGAGTTAATGGAGACCTACGCGTTCCCCGGTCAACAAATCATTGCTTTCGGTACCGGGGACACGCAATGGGGAGATACGTATTGCCTGGCCGCACACACGATAGCGAAACATTATCAAAGCCCCTATCCGGTGTTGGAAATTGAACAGATGCCCGCGAGAAGCGACGAAGAAAAAATCTATAATTGGTTGGAGGCGATTGATAATGAGCAAACTCATGGAAAAAGTAGCGATTATGGAGCCGGCAAATCCGGTGCGATCCACCGGCATTATTAA
- a CDS encoding DUF1934 domain-containing protein — MAAEGIPIQVSMTTEVQQGGEQKDIHVSGKGELVEKERGTYVTFTEQLQDIGEVKTVIKIQRPSELTIIRSGAVSMRQAYVEGEEKSGSYGTPYGTFETLAKTKHVHVDRPNESLLNVTLDYDLELQGQFAGSYQVAIDVKES, encoded by the coding sequence ATGGCGGCGGAAGGCATCCCAATTCAAGTATCGATGACAACCGAAGTTCAACAGGGCGGGGAACAAAAAGATATCCACGTGAGTGGAAAAGGAGAGCTCGTGGAAAAAGAACGCGGCACCTATGTGACGTTTACGGAACAATTGCAAGATATTGGGGAAGTGAAAACCGTTATTAAAATTCAGCGGCCATCCGAACTGACCATTATTCGTTCGGGCGCGGTGTCCATGCGGCAAGCCTATGTGGAAGGGGAAGAGAAATCAGGCTCTTACGGAACCCCATATGGGACATTTGAAACATTGGCAAAAACAAAACATGTCCACGTGGACCGCCCAAATGAATCGCTGTTAAATGTTACATTGGATTATGATTTGGAATTACAAGGACAATTCGCCGGCAGTTATCAGGTGGCGATTGATGTTAAGGAGTCATAA
- a CDS encoding ribonucleoside-diphosphate reductase subunit alpha: MTTVSTKITKASGSRSMPFDRERLYKFIDDVTTDIQIPSYIDQYKEKVIKTIEAKEQFSAEEITQLLLLTAAENNDIEMPEWTYAASKIFLRDLYKKAAYNRSYDAEQKYGSYYGLQKRLGQLGIYDPMILRDYTREEIEEAASFIDPEKDHLLTYAGLRTLNDRYLAKGFDGKEVYELPQERWLTIALTLMSQEDRSKRMELVKEAYWALSNLYMTVATPTLANAGKKAGQLSSCFIDTVDDSLQGIYDSNTDIANVSKYGGGVGVYIGKVRAANSDIRGYKNTSSGVVPWIRQINNTAVSVDQLGTRAGAVAVYLDVWHADIFEFLDLRLNNGDERKRAHDVFTGVSLPDVFMEAVEARGDWYLFDPHEVRKVFGWSLEDSYDEEKGNGTFRERYEQCVQSNELTSRKKVKAIDVMKRIMQSQLETGTPYMFYRDEVNRMNANKHEGIVYSSNLCTEIMQNMSETVVVEQIQDDGEILIRKKPGDFVVCNLSSINLGRAVRANVLPRLIPIQVRMLDNVININQLPVVQAQMTNHKYRAIGLGTFGWHHLLAQNHIAWDDVQAEKLADQVYEEIAYRTIQASADLAIEKGAYPAFPGSEWESGRYFERHGYFDQDEDASFSNNDHWKELAEQIRDTGIRNGYLMAVAPNSSTALIAGSTQGIDPFFGASYVEEKKDYRVTVTAPDIDGENYKYYEKNAFQQDQFASIRHNAARQKHVDQSQSFNLYVPASIKAKTLLDLHLTAWKSRLKTTYYVRSSKVDIRECEWCQS, encoded by the coding sequence ATGACGACAGTTTCAACGAAAATTACAAAGGCGAGCGGCTCACGCTCCATGCCATTTGATCGCGAACGGCTGTATAAATTTATCGACGATGTCACGACTGACATTCAAATTCCATCCTATATTGACCAGTATAAAGAAAAAGTCATCAAGACGATTGAAGCAAAAGAGCAGTTTTCCGCTGAAGAAATCACTCAGCTATTACTCTTGACCGCCGCGGAAAACAACGACATCGAAATGCCGGAATGGACGTACGCTGCCTCAAAAATTTTCCTCAGGGACTTGTACAAAAAAGCAGCCTACAACCGAAGCTACGATGCCGAGCAAAAATACGGCAGCTATTACGGCCTGCAAAAACGTCTCGGCCAGTTGGGGATCTATGATCCGATGATTCTCCGGGACTACACACGCGAAGAGATTGAAGAAGCTGCCTCGTTCATTGACCCTGAAAAAGATCACCTTCTTACATATGCCGGATTGCGGACCTTAAATGATCGCTATCTCGCAAAAGGCTTTGATGGGAAGGAGGTCTATGAGTTGCCGCAAGAACGATGGCTCACCATCGCGCTCACGCTTATGTCCCAAGAAGACCGTTCCAAGCGCATGGAACTTGTGAAAGAGGCCTATTGGGCATTATCCAACCTCTATATGACAGTGGCGACGCCGACACTTGCCAACGCCGGCAAGAAAGCGGGGCAACTGTCCAGCTGTTTTATTGACACAGTGGACGATAGCTTGCAAGGCATTTACGACAGCAACACCGACATTGCCAATGTCAGCAAGTACGGTGGCGGCGTTGGGGTTTATATCGGCAAAGTTCGAGCCGCAAACTCAGACATTCGCGGGTATAAAAACACTTCTTCGGGCGTGGTTCCCTGGATCCGCCAAATCAACAATACAGCCGTGAGCGTCGATCAGCTCGGCACACGCGCGGGAGCCGTCGCTGTTTATCTCGATGTGTGGCACGCGGACATTTTTGAATTTCTCGATTTACGTTTGAACAACGGGGATGAGCGCAAGCGCGCCCATGATGTCTTTACAGGTGTCTCCTTGCCCGACGTATTTATGGAAGCGGTCGAGGCGCGCGGCGATTGGTATCTTTTTGATCCGCACGAAGTCCGTAAAGTATTCGGCTGGTCGCTGGAAGACAGCTATGATGAGGAAAAAGGCAACGGCACGTTCCGGGAACGCTATGAGCAATGCGTCCAGTCCAATGAACTGACGAGCCGTAAAAAAGTAAAAGCAATCGATGTGATGAAACGGATCATGCAATCGCAGTTGGAAACCGGCACCCCGTACATGTTCTATCGTGATGAAGTCAACCGCATGAACGCAAACAAACACGAAGGCATCGTTTACAGTTCCAATCTTTGCACGGAAATTATGCAAAATATGTCCGAGACCGTTGTCGTCGAGCAAATCCAAGACGACGGGGAAATTCTCATTCGTAAAAAGCCGGGCGACTTTGTCGTTTGCAACCTTTCATCGATCAATCTGGGACGGGCCGTTAGAGCCAATGTCCTCCCACGCTTGATCCCGATTCAGGTACGAATGCTTGACAACGTCATCAATATCAATCAGCTTCCAGTCGTGCAAGCGCAAATGACCAATCATAAATACCGGGCCATCGGGTTGGGAACGTTCGGTTGGCATCATCTTCTCGCCCAGAACCATATCGCGTGGGATGACGTGCAAGCGGAAAAACTCGCCGATCAGGTCTACGAAGAGATCGCTTATCGCACCATTCAAGCAAGCGCGGACCTCGCGATTGAAAAAGGGGCATACCCTGCTTTTCCGGGTTCGGAATGGGAAAGCGGGCGCTATTTTGAACGGCACGGCTATTTTGATCAAGATGAAGATGCTTCTTTCTCCAACAACGATCATTGGAAAGAATTGGCCGAACAAATCCGGGACACCGGAATTCGCAACGGCTACTTGATGGCCGTCGCGCCAAACAGCAGCACAGCCCTAATCGCCGGCAGCACGCAAGGCATTGATCCGTTCTTTGGGGCTAGCTACGTGGAGGAGAAAAAAGATTACCGGGTGACCGTGACCGCGCCTGATATTGACGGGGAAAACTACAAATACTATGAAAAAAACGCGTTCCAACAAGATCAGTTCGCGAGTATCCGGCACAACGCCGCGCGGCAAAAACACGTCGACCAATCGCAATCCTTTAACCTTTATGTCCCGGCTTCCATCAAGGCGAAAACACTGCTTGATTTGCACTTAACCGCTTGGAAATCGAGGCTAAAAACGACGTATTATGTACGCAGCAGTAAAGTGGATATCCGTGAATGCGAGTGGTGCCAAAGCTGA
- a CDS encoding alpha/beta fold hydrolase, translating into MFLFKSFDGTRLHYDKKGDGQPLYFFHPPGVGATIFREQVPLSQMRKVVALNARGHGLSELGDQALTIDQWADDTCALAKHEKDERIIVCGYSQGGMGALAFALRYPERTAGVVLIGGFPDVHTWILKQALRLGIWTSALQGQLLISLVLSRAHTSNKTTRRMIASSVKSVQAQTLKRWFELGKKANYRESLPELSAPLLLIYGKRDPYAKAYQADFYSRATRVPVQSVYIDGVGHQVPTKRSNELNAVLAKFAKEVGD; encoded by the coding sequence TTGTTTTTGTTTAAAAGTTTTGATGGCACTCGTTTGCATTATGATAAAAAGGGAGATGGTCAACCCCTTTATTTTTTTCATCCGCCGGGGGTAGGGGCGACGATCTTCAGAGAACAAGTCCCTCTTTCGCAAATGAGGAAAGTTGTCGCGTTAAATGCCCGTGGCCACGGGCTGAGCGAACTCGGAGATCAAGCCCTTACGATTGACCAATGGGCAGATGATACCTGTGCGCTTGCAAAGCATGAAAAAGATGAACGAATCATCGTTTGCGGATACTCACAAGGAGGCATGGGGGCACTTGCCTTTGCCCTTCGCTATCCGGAACGGACGGCAGGTGTCGTGTTAATCGGCGGCTTTCCCGATGTACATACATGGATATTGAAGCAAGCGCTTCGTTTAGGGATATGGACATCGGCGTTACAAGGGCAATTGTTGATTTCTTTGGTATTATCCCGGGCACACACATCCAATAAAACGACCCGCCGTATGATCGCGTCCTCTGTCAAAAGCGTGCAAGCTCAGACATTAAAACGTTGGTTTGAATTGGGCAAAAAAGCTAATTATCGCGAATCATTGCCCGAACTGTCCGCTCCGCTTCTGCTCATCTATGGGAAACGTGACCCCTATGCCAAAGCATACCAAGCAGACTTTTATTCCCGTGCAACCCGGGTACCGGTTCAATCTGTGTATATTGATGGCGTCGGCCACCAAGTTCCGACGAAGCGCTCCAATGAACTGAACGCGGTTTTAGCCAAATTCGCAAAGGAAGTCGGCGATTGA
- a CDS encoding M20 metallopeptidase family protein, protein MVIQEAEQLLPWLSEVRRDFHMYPELGMDEHRTMDRVCHYLDALNIPYKKNIANTGVVGVIEGNNPDGKTIALRADMDALPIHEKNDVPYRSRHDGKMHACGHDAHMTILLGAAYILTSTRDRLPGNVKLLFQPAEETVGGAAPMIEEGALEHPQVEAVLGLHVAPELPVGNVGVRYGQMNASSDALSLTVNGKGAHAAYPAGGKDAIIIASQVISALQTVVSRNVDARESAVVTFGTVSGGTQPNIIADRVRLQGTMRTLDPKVRAVVLDRIQETVRNVAKGLGGSAELAIEPGYTALINDDEMVDLVKGVGVELLGKDRVTTIPKPSLGVEDFSFFAEEVPGAFYRLGVRNEAKGIVHGGHTSRFDIDEQALAIGAAMQAGNVWGYLNNSRS, encoded by the coding sequence ATGGTGATACAAGAAGCCGAACAGTTGCTTCCTTGGCTTTCCGAGGTCCGACGGGACTTTCATATGTATCCCGAGTTGGGAATGGATGAACATCGCACGATGGATAGGGTTTGTCATTACCTGGATGCCCTAAACATTCCGTATAAAAAAAATATAGCCAATACTGGCGTTGTAGGAGTTATTGAAGGCAACAACCCCGATGGGAAAACAATCGCGCTCAGGGCTGATATGGACGCACTTCCCATTCATGAGAAAAATGACGTTCCCTATCGCTCAAGACATGATGGCAAGATGCATGCCTGCGGCCATGATGCCCATATGACGATTTTACTCGGTGCTGCCTATATACTCACATCCACTCGCGACCGACTGCCTGGAAACGTAAAGTTGCTTTTCCAACCTGCCGAAGAAACCGTTGGCGGTGCCGCGCCGATGATCGAGGAAGGGGCGCTTGAACATCCTCAGGTTGAAGCGGTGCTCGGATTGCACGTGGCCCCTGAACTACCGGTCGGAAACGTCGGTGTTAGATACGGGCAAATGAATGCATCGTCAGACGCTCTCTCACTGACGGTAAACGGGAAGGGGGCACATGCTGCTTATCCTGCCGGCGGGAAAGATGCCATCATCATCGCTTCCCAAGTCATTTCTGCACTGCAAACCGTCGTGAGCCGCAACGTCGATGCCCGTGAAAGTGCGGTGGTTACGTTCGGTACAGTATCCGGCGGCACACAGCCTAATATCATTGCAGACCGTGTTCGTCTTCAAGGCACCATGCGGACACTGGATCCGAAAGTTCGTGCGGTCGTACTCGATCGTATCCAAGAAACTGTGAGGAATGTGGCGAAAGGATTGGGCGGCAGCGCTGAGCTTGCCATCGAACCGGGTTACACGGCACTCATTAATGACGATGAAATGGTCGATCTTGTGAAAGGGGTGGGCGTGGAGCTTCTCGGCAAGGATCGTGTGACAACGATTCCCAAACCAAGCCTCGGCGTCGAAGACTTCTCTTTTTTCGCCGAGGAGGTGCCCGGCGCTTTTTACCGATTAGGTGTCCGCAATGAAGCAAAGGGGATTGTCCACGGAGGGCATACGTCACGTTTTGACATCGACGAGCAGGCATTAGCGATAGGAGCCGCGATGCAAGCGGGGAATGTGTGGGGGTATCTTAATAACAGTCGTTCATGA
- a CDS encoding copper resistance CopC family protein, producing MKYFYIFIATFLMSLALASAAFAHAHPEDFNPKDGATVEEEVETITVFFDSGIESATTATVADDEGNEHELADETIEGNDYIATLQEPLPSGDYTVELTVLAEDGHTTEEAFTFSVDANEAVEEEDATEEEENGTEEAETVEDEAATEETSDEESAAAETAEGGDDGGAGGLLIGAIGIIIAGAIIFFIFRGRKAA from the coding sequence TTGAAATATTTTTACATTTTCATAGCTACGTTTTTGATGTCATTGGCCCTTGCGTCCGCGGCTTTCGCACACGCACATCCTGAAGATTTCAACCCCAAGGATGGTGCAACAGTTGAAGAAGAAGTTGAGACGATCACGGTTTTCTTCGATTCAGGCATTGAGTCGGCAACAACGGCTACGGTGGCCGATGATGAAGGAAACGAACATGAACTTGCTGACGAAACGATTGAGGGAAATGATTACATCGCTACCCTTCAAGAACCGCTACCATCGGGAGATTATACGGTAGAATTAACAGTGCTCGCGGAGGACGGGCATACGACCGAAGAAGCATTCACTTTTAGCGTGGATGCCAATGAGGCCGTTGAGGAAGAAGATGCTACAGAAGAAGAGGAAAATGGTACAGAAGAAGCTGAAACTGTTGAAGATGAGGCAGCTACAGAAGAAACCTCTGACGAAGAAAGCGCTGCTGCCGAGACAGCTGAAGGTGGTGATGACGGAGGTGCAGGAGGACTTCTGATCGGCGCTATCGGTATAATCATTGCCGGAGCTATCATCTTCTTTATATTCCGTGGCAGAAAGGCTGCATAA
- a CDS encoding ABC transporter ATP-binding protein translates to MLIDIEHLTLKRDKHILKDINWQVRRGEHWAMLGMNGAGKTALLNVICGYEFPTKGTVRVLGETFGHYPWQELRKKIGWVSFSFSEKMHDQLQNIGLEVVLSGKFASIGLHEYPADEDMAKAKGIMNDLGVGYLEKQPYAHMSQGEKQRMLIGRALMAEPDILLLDEPCNGLDFFAKAQLLHTVEQLAERRETTIIYVTHQVDEILPVFKQTLLIRNGEVFDVGRTDELLTSEKLSEFCRAPVRMQHKNGHYSLEVEEQQ, encoded by the coding sequence ATGCTCATAGATATTGAACATTTAACGCTGAAAAGAGATAAACACATCCTTAAAGACATCAATTGGCAAGTGAGGCGCGGCGAACATTGGGCGATGCTCGGGATGAACGGCGCCGGAAAAACAGCGCTTTTGAACGTGATTTGTGGATACGAATTTCCAACAAAAGGAACCGTCCGTGTGCTCGGTGAGACATTCGGGCATTACCCGTGGCAGGAACTGCGTAAAAAGATCGGGTGGGTCAGTTTTTCTTTTTCTGAAAAAATGCATGATCAACTGCAAAATATCGGCTTGGAAGTCGTGTTGAGCGGGAAGTTTGCGTCGATTGGTCTGCACGAGTATCCGGCAGATGAAGATATGGCGAAGGCAAAGGGAATAATGAATGACTTGGGGGTAGGTTACCTGGAAAAACAACCATACGCTCACATGTCCCAAGGGGAAAAACAACGAATGTTGATCGGACGAGCGCTCATGGCCGAACCCGACATCCTTCTGCTGGATGAGCCTTGCAACGGACTCGATTTTTTCGCCAAAGCGCAGTTGTTGCATACGGTCGAACAACTCGCGGAACGGCGGGAGACGACGATTATTTATGTCACACACCAAGTCGATGAAATTCTGCCCGTGTTTAAGCAAACGCTTTTAATCCGCAATGGAGAAGTGTTTGACGTCGGAAGAACCGACGAACTTTTGACTTCAGAGAAGCTTTCCGAATTCTGCCGCGCACCGGTTCGGATGCAGCACAAAAATGGTCATTACTCGCTTGAGGTTGAAGAACAGCAGTAG
- a CDS encoding ribonucleotide-diphosphate reductase subunit beta, producing MSKLMEKVAIMEPANPVRSTGIINGRSSGILNWNDIPYPSFYRTYRELLSNFWIPHEVNMSPDHKSIMELSSEELRAYKLTIGLLATLDTPQGRLIHGVSEYVSDDSVHAIAAVIAQQEVVHNESYSYVLSSLFGFEDQKQIFEDARTNPTIIARNQRIMDAYNDFIENPTEEKLLNVIIYSLILEGIFFYSGFAFFYNLARQQKMNATAQIISFINRDELVHGKFMSELLRAILGENPHLNTPEFTDFVKNEFQHAVESEIAWSNEVLDGIFGIDLDEMHTYIQYRANKMLKMLGLDPLYPDAHDNTMPWIKAFVDNFDATKTDFFEARNRSYEKVDADNGFDEL from the coding sequence ATGAGCAAACTCATGGAAAAAGTAGCGATTATGGAGCCGGCAAATCCGGTGCGATCCACCGGCATTATTAACGGAAGGTCCAGCGGCATTTTAAACTGGAACGACATTCCATACCCTTCTTTTTACCGCACGTACCGGGAATTGTTATCCAATTTCTGGATTCCGCATGAAGTGAATATGAGCCCGGACCATAAATCCATCATGGAATTATCTTCAGAAGAGCTGCGTGCCTACAAACTAACGATCGGTCTCCTTGCCACGCTGGACACACCGCAAGGACGACTCATTCATGGCGTAAGTGAATATGTCAGCGATGACAGCGTGCACGCGATTGCTGCCGTTATCGCGCAACAGGAAGTCGTTCATAATGAAAGTTACTCTTACGTGCTTTCCAGTTTATTCGGCTTCGAAGACCAAAAACAAATTTTTGAAGACGCGAGAACGAATCCGACGATCATCGCTCGGAATCAACGAATCATGGACGCGTATAACGACTTTATTGAAAACCCGACGGAAGAAAAACTCCTCAACGTTATCATTTATTCACTCATCCTGGAAGGAATCTTCTTTTACAGCGGTTTTGCCTTCTTTTACAACCTGGCCAGACAGCAAAAGATGAATGCAACCGCACAAATCATCAGCTTCATTAACCGTGATGAGCTCGTGCACGGCAAATTCATGTCTGAGTTATTGCGTGCCATCCTGGGCGAAAACCCGCATTTAAACACGCCGGAGTTCACGGACTTTGTAAAAAATGAGTTCCAACACGCGGTTGAATCAGAAATCGCTTGGTCCAATGAAGTGCTCGATGGCATCTTCGGCATTGATCTGGATGAAATGCACACGTATATCCAATACCGTGCCAACAAAATGTTGAAGATGCTTGGATTGGACCCGCTTTATCCGGATGCCCACGATAACACTATGCCCTGGATCAAAGCCTTCGTCGACAATTTCGACGCAACAAAAACCGATTTTTTCGAAGCCCGCAACCGTAGCTACGAAAAAGTAGACGCCGATAATGGGTTTGATGAGTTGTAA